DNA from Streptomyces sp. NBC_01260:
GCACGTCCCGCCGTACGGTCACTTCGGAGGTCTGGACGACGCGGGCGAGCTCACGGAGCGATACCGCCCCGTTGGCACGCACCATTTCGAGGATCAATTGACGACGTTCTGCAGCGAACACGAAACTGACAGTAACGCGACCGCCCGAGAGTTTTCAGCAGTTTGCGCCGAATAGCAGAAGTTGTACATGCAAGGGGCCGCCGAGTGGTATAGGCGGCCCCGTTGTTGTTCTCTCCTGATCGCGAGCGGTCGTCGGACGGCCCGAGTTGCCGGGAGTTGCCGCGGAATGCCGGGTTCCCGGAGGCGTTCTAGGCTTCGCCCGCCTGCTTACGGGTGTGCAACTGACGGGCCACTTCGGCGATCGATCCCGACAGGGACGGATACACAGTGAAGGCGTTTGCGATCTGTTCCACCGTCAGATTGTTGTCGACCGCGATCGAGATGGGGTGGATCAGCTCGCTCGCCCGCGGTGCGACGACACAGCCGCCGACCACGATGCCGGTACCGGGCCGGCAGAATATTTTGACGAAACCGTCCCGGATGCCCTGCATCTTGGCGCGCGGGTTGCGCAGCAGCGGCAGCTTGACGACCCGGGCGTCGATCTTGCCCCCGTCGACATCGGACTGGCTGTAGCCGACCGTGGCGATCTCCGGGTCGGTGAAGACGTTCGAGGAGACCGTCTTCAGGTTCAGCGGCGTCACCGCGTCACCGAGGAAGTGGTACATCGCGATCCGGCCCTGCATCGCGGCGACCGAGGCGAGCGCGAAGATCCCGGTGACGTCACCGGCCGCGTAGACACCCGGCGCGCTGGTGCGGGAGACCTTGTCGGTCCAGATGTGGCCCGAGTCCTTGAGCTTGACCCCGGCCTCCTCCAGGCCCATGCCGGCGCTGTTCGGGATCGCGCCGACCGCCATCAGGCAGTGCGAGCCGGAGATGACCCGGCCGTCGGCGAGGGTGACCTCGACGCGGTCACCGACGCGCTTGGCGGACTGGGCGCGGGAGCGGGCCATCACGTTCATGCCGCGGCGCCGGAAGACGTCCTCCAGGACGGCGGCCGCGTCCGGGTCCTCGCCCGGCAGCACCCGGTCCCGGGACGAGACGAGCGTGACGCGGGAGCCGAGGGCCTGGTAGGCGCCGGCGAACTCCGCACCCGTGACACCCGAGCCGACCACGATGAGCTCCTCGGGGAGCTCGTCGAGGTCGTAGACCTGGGTCCAGTTCAGGATCCGCTCGCCGTCGGGGAGCGCGTCCGGGATCTCCCGGGGGTGACCGCCGGTCGCGATCAGCACGGCGTCGGCGGAGAGGGTCTCCTCCGTGCCGTCGGCCGCGGTGACCACGACCTGGCGGGAGCCGTCGGCGGCCTGGAGTCCCTCCAGCCGGCCGCGTCCGCGCATCACCCGCGCACCCGCACGGGTGACGGAGGCGGTGATGTCGTGGGACTGGGCGAGCGCCAGGCGCTTCACCCGTCGGTTGACCTTGCCCAGATCGACGCCGACCACACGCGCCGCCTGTTCCATGTGCGGCGTGTCGTCCGCGACGATGATGCCCAGCTCCTCGTACGAGGAGTCGAAGGTGGTCATCACCTCCGCCGTCGCGATCAGGGTCTTCGAGGGCACGCAGTCGGTGAGCACGGACGCGCCGCCGAGGCCGTCGCAGTCGACGACGGTCACCTCCGCGCCGAGCTGGGCGCCCACCAATGCCGCCTCGTACCCGCCGGGTCCGCCGCCGATGATCACGATCCGGGTCACGAAAAGTCCGCCTCGCGTTTCTCGTCCCACGGCCGTCTGCCGTCCCGGCCGGGGTCCGGGGGGCCGCCCCGGGGGAATGCAGTACGTACTTCATTGTCCCGCACGCGCCAAGGTGCTTCGCCCCGGGGCCCTCCATACGTGCACCGGACCCCTGGAACAGGGGCCGCGCCACGGGCGGCGGACACCCCGAGCGGGCGTCTTCCTCACCGGAATCGACCTCCCCGCGGCCACCTCCCGTACCCTCGACCCCATGTCGCTCTACGCCGCATACGCCGGCAACCTCGACGCGCGGCTGATGACGCGCCGCGCACCGCACTCGCCGCTGCGCGGAACCGGCTGGCTGAACGGCTGGCGGCTGACGTTCGGCGGGGAGCAGATGGGCTGGGAGGGCGCGCTGGCCACGGTGGTCGAGGCGCCGCGCTCCCAGGTCTTCGTCGCCCTGTACGACCTGGCTCCGATGGACGAGGACTCCATGGACCGCTGGGAGGGTGTCGGCCTCGACATCTACCGGCGGATGCGGGTCCGGGTGCACACCCTGGACGGCGAGGAGCCGGCCTGGATGTATGTGCTGAACGGTTACGAGGGCGGGCTGCCCTCCGCCCGCTACCTCGGCGAGATCGCGGACGCAGCCGATTCGGCGGGCGCCCCGCACGACTATGCGATGGAGCTCCGCAAGCGCCCCTGCTGAGCCCGGACAGCGCCCGCGAGCTGCCCTTTCCGCGGGATCACCGCCCCACCGCTGTGCGAACGCACGAACGGATGCCCCCAGACTCTGTACGGGAACATCTACGCGCGTAGGGAATCAGCGGTTACGCTCATCCGCGTGAACGCATCAGTTATTCCGGACCACATCCAGGGCGACCCGCGCGCCGCCGCCGCCGACGCCGCCGCCCGCCTGCGCGAGCTGACCGGTGCCGAGACCCACGACGTCGCACTCGTGATGGGCTCCGGCTGGGCACCCGCGGGCGATGCGCTCGGCATTCCGGAGGCCGAGTTCCCGGTGACCGCCCTGCCCGGGTTCCCGGCCCCCGCCGTCCAGGGCCACGGCGGCACGATCCGTTCGTACCGGATCGGCGAGAAGCGCGCCCTGGTCTTCCTCGGCCGCACGCACTTCTACGAGGGCCGCGGCGTCGCCGCCGTGGCGCACGGGGTGCGTACCGCTGTCGCGGCGGGCTGCGGGACCGTCGTGCTGACGAACGGCTGCGGAGGGCTGCGCGAGGGCATGCGCCCCGGGCAGCCGGTCCTGATCAGCGACCACATCAACCTCACGGCGGCGTCGCCGATCATCGGCGCCAACTTCGTCGACCTGACCGACCTGTACTCGCCGCGGCTGCGGGCGCTGTGCAAGGAGGTCGACGAGACCCTCGAAGAGGGCGTGTACGTGCAGTTCCCCGGCCCGCACTACGAGACGCCGGCCGAGATCAACATGGTCCGGGTGATGGGCGGCGACCTGGTCGGCATGTCCACCGTGCTGGAGGCCATCGCGGCCCGGGAGGCCGGGGCGGAGGTGCTGGGCATCTCGCT
Protein-coding regions in this window:
- a CDS encoding gamma-glutamylcyclotransferase — translated: MSLYAAYAGNLDARLMTRRAPHSPLRGTGWLNGWRLTFGGEQMGWEGALATVVEAPRSQVFVALYDLAPMDEDSMDRWEGVGLDIYRRMRVRVHTLDGEEPAWMYVLNGYEGGLPSARYLGEIADAADSAGAPHDYAMELRKRPC
- a CDS encoding purine-nucleoside phosphorylase; amino-acid sequence: MNASVIPDHIQGDPRAAAADAAARLRELTGAETHDVALVMGSGWAPAGDALGIPEAEFPVTALPGFPAPAVQGHGGTIRSYRIGEKRALVFLGRTHFYEGRGVAAVAHGVRTAVAAGCGTVVLTNGCGGLREGMRPGQPVLISDHINLTAASPIIGANFVDLTDLYSPRLRALCKEVDETLEEGVYVQFPGPHYETPAEINMVRVMGGDLVGMSTVLEAIAAREAGAEVLGISLVTNLAAGLSGEPLNHEEVLQAGRDSATRMGSLLARLLDRI
- a CDS encoding NAD(P)H-quinone dehydrogenase, which translates into the protein MTRIVIIGGGPGGYEAALVGAQLGAEVTVVDCDGLGGASVLTDCVPSKTLIATAEVMTTFDSSYEELGIIVADDTPHMEQAARVVGVDLGKVNRRVKRLALAQSHDITASVTRAGARVMRGRGRLEGLQAADGSRQVVVTAADGTEETLSADAVLIATGGHPREIPDALPDGERILNWTQVYDLDELPEELIVVGSGVTGAEFAGAYQALGSRVTLVSSRDRVLPGEDPDAAAVLEDVFRRRGMNVMARSRAQSAKRVGDRVEVTLADGRVISGSHCLMAVGAIPNSAGMGLEEAGVKLKDSGHIWTDKVSRTSAPGVYAAGDVTGIFALASVAAMQGRIAMYHFLGDAVTPLNLKTVSSNVFTDPEIATVGYSQSDVDGGKIDARVVKLPLLRNPRAKMQGIRDGFVKIFCRPGTGIVVGGCVVAPRASELIHPISIAVDNNLTVEQIANAFTVYPSLSGSIAEVARQLHTRKQAGEA